The Elusimicrobiales bacterium genome has a segment encoding these proteins:
- the thpR gene encoding RNA 2',3'-cyclic phosphodiesterase: protein MRLFIALETPPALRQAAARAAELLKTAQADVKWTAPECMHFTLHFLGEVPAERAVAAAAALDAAEAMPAFPVELSGIGAFPDMANPRVIWLGAGKGAAEMAALSEAAGARLRELGFETDSRPFAAHLTIGRLKGPRGADRLVKMLSEFRTEAVSGMAGRVCLFESRLLPCGPQYGILRAAELLR from the coding sequence GTGAGGCTATTCATCGCGCTGGAGACGCCTCCGGCGCTGCGGCAGGCCGCCGCGCGCGCGGCGGAACTGCTGAAAACCGCCCAAGCAGACGTCAAATGGACCGCGCCGGAATGCATGCATTTTACTCTTCATTTTCTGGGGGAAGTCCCTGCGGAGCGCGCCGTCGCTGCCGCTGCCGCGCTGGACGCGGCGGAGGCAATGCCCGCTTTCCCCGTGGAGTTGTCCGGCATAGGCGCGTTCCCGGATATGGCGAATCCGCGCGTAATCTGGCTGGGGGCCGGCAAGGGAGCCGCTGAAATGGCGGCATTGAGCGAAGCGGCGGGCGCGCGCCTGCGGGAACTGGGATTTGAAACCGACAGCCGCCCTTTTGCCGCGCATCTTACAATCGGGAGGCTGAAAGGGCCGCGTGGCGCGGACAGGCTTGTGAAAATGCTTTCGGAATTCCGGACTGAAGCCGTCTCCGGCATGGCCGGGCGGGTCTGCCTTTTCGAGAGCCGGCTGCTGCCCTGCGGCCCGCAGTACGGCATTCTGCGCGCGGCGGAGTTGCTGCGATGA
- the priA gene encoding primosomal protein N', whose protein sequence is MKYCKVALPVPLRREFDYALPPGAEPSPGARVRAPFGPRALTGFVTSVSDKTDAAPGIRLREIYSVEDARPLWPAQTLLPLARHIAGNWASPPGQVLDALVPSFVRAPGADFSAASAAEKSAAARPPEFSREQQDALAELESLLRAPNPAPALLFGESLSGKTAIAAELMRRMLKNGGQGLMLLPDIALTGRLVEEIAALAGNIPVYCWHSRQGRSKREKIWHEANSGRDALFLGTRSACLLPFGQLRLAVIDEEQDDVYKQEESHPHYHAREVLAWRARREGFALLLASSAPSAETMRAAVDGAAGMVRLKGRAAPVCVKIAPKRGAASPAISDELKVSLEKTLAGGGQALLILNRIGFSGGWSCLNCGWLVRCAKCARSMAFDQARTALFCGHCGARQAPPEKCPQCANRIFKTAGSGTSRAASELKKLLPSARILRFDRETLRLKSGEGRLAYDAMREDAADIVVATRLLARGYFFPRLRLSAVLDSDTELYGPDFRGAERTCQLLIQTKGRLANGGEFIAQTAHPQEQAIAAAAGGGYMEFIMREFEARKDMGYPPYSRLVRVLAESADGAAAEAACQIALETISKTAELCGWKTPEDYEIAGPAQCYTPKTSKMQRWHLLVKCRRDSIAPEIPPLFDKKPKSVRLRAICDPYSFR, encoded by the coding sequence ATGAAATACTGCAAGGTCGCGCTTCCGGTGCCGCTGAGGCGGGAGTTTGATTATGCGCTTCCGCCCGGCGCGGAACCCTCGCCCGGCGCGCGGGTGCGCGCGCCTTTCGGGCCGCGCGCGCTGACCGGTTTTGTAACCTCCGTCTCGGACAAAACGGACGCCGCCCCCGGCATACGTCTGCGCGAGATTTACTCGGTGGAGGATGCCCGCCCCCTCTGGCCGGCGCAAACTCTGCTGCCGCTTGCGCGCCATATAGCGGGAAACTGGGCCTCGCCGCCGGGCCAGGTTTTGGACGCGCTTGTGCCCTCTTTTGTTCGCGCGCCCGGGGCGGATTTCTCCGCCGCGTCCGCGGCGGAAAAATCCGCCGCCGCGCGTCCGCCGGAATTTTCGCGGGAGCAGCAGGACGCGCTTGCGGAACTGGAATCCCTCCTGCGCGCGCCAAACCCCGCCCCCGCGCTGCTTTTTGGCGAGTCGCTCTCCGGCAAGACCGCAATCGCGGCGGAGCTTATGCGCCGGATGCTGAAAAACGGCGGGCAGGGGCTTATGCTGCTGCCGGACATAGCGCTGACCGGCAGGCTGGTGGAGGAAATCGCCGCGCTGGCCGGGAACATTCCCGTTTATTGCTGGCACAGCCGGCAGGGCCGCTCAAAACGCGAAAAAATCTGGCACGAGGCCAATTCCGGGCGGGACGCGCTGTTTCTTGGAACACGCTCGGCCTGCCTGCTGCCTTTCGGGCAATTGCGCCTGGCCGTCATAGACGAGGAGCAGGACGACGTTTACAAGCAGGAGGAAAGCCATCCCCACTATCACGCGCGCGAGGTGCTGGCCTGGCGCGCGCGCAGGGAAGGGTTTGCGCTGCTGCTGGCCAGTTCCGCCCCGTCGGCGGAAACCATGCGCGCCGCCGTGGACGGCGCCGCCGGCATGGTCCGGCTGAAAGGCCGCGCCGCGCCTGTCTGCGTGAAAATCGCGCCAAAAAGAGGCGCCGCCTCTCCGGCTATATCCGACGAGCTTAAAGTTTCGCTTGAAAAAACGCTGGCCGGAGGCGGCCAGGCGCTTTTGATACTCAACCGCATAGGTTTTTCCGGCGGCTGGAGCTGCCTCAACTGCGGCTGGCTGGTCCGCTGCGCCAAATGCGCCCGGTCGATGGCTTTTGACCAAGCCCGGACCGCGCTGTTCTGCGGACACTGCGGCGCGCGCCAGGCCCCGCCGGAAAAATGCCCGCAATGCGCCAACCGCATTTTCAAAACCGCCGGAAGCGGCACTTCCCGCGCCGCCTCCGAGCTGAAAAAACTGCTGCCTTCCGCGCGGATACTGCGTTTTGACAGGGAGACGCTGCGCCTGAAAAGCGGGGAGGGCCGCCTGGCATATGACGCCATGCGCGAGGACGCCGCCGACATAGTGGTGGCCACGCGGCTGCTGGCGCGGGGATATTTTTTCCCGAGGCTGAGGCTGTCCGCCGTGCTGGACTCGGATACGGAGCTTTACGGTCCCGACTTCCGGGGCGCGGAGCGCACCTGCCAGTTGCTCATACAAACAAAAGGCAGGCTGGCAAACGGGGGGGAGTTTATCGCGCAGACCGCGCACCCGCAGGAGCAGGCCATAGCCGCAGCCGCAGGCGGCGGCTATATGGAATTTATCATGCGCGAATTTGAGGCCAGAAAAGACATGGGCTATCCGCCGTATTCGCGCCTCGTCCGCGTGCTGGCGGAAAGCGCGGACGGCGCCGCCGCCGAAGCCGCATGCCAAATCGCCCTGGAGACAATCTCCAAAACCGCGGAATTATGCGGCTGGAAAACGCCGGAGGATTACGAAATCGCCGGGCCGGCGCAGTGCTATACGCCTAAAACCTCCAAAATGCAGCGCTGGCATCTGCTGGTCAAATGCCGGCGCGACTCCATAGCGCCGGAAATCCCGCCGCTGTTTGACAAGAAGCCGAAATCGGTCCGCCTGCGCGCAATCTGCGACCCGTACTCTTTCAGATAA
- the mltG gene encoding endolytic transglycosylase MltG produces MKRGIRIAAALAAMALLAAHYFQPGGEVLFDIKDGASGAQVARDLRDHKIIRSATWFRVLLRVTRTKRKLRSGRYRLKTNMSSEEALWDLLHTDGRFYVRVSIPEGWRAEQIAEKLQAMRVTDAAEFMKIVRAERLEGMLFPSTYFFEEGIPASQPVAAMNSEFNRAIRPILAADKSGNLSAPHALAMASIVEREAVVAAERPLIAAVYLNRVRQNMLLEADPTVQYALGYIPKEKSWWKKRILLADLRVDSPYNTYMYAGIPPGPICNPGLESVRAVLNPAAVDALYFVADRRGNHIFNRTYAEHLKAKKMIEQAFRRKQ; encoded by the coding sequence ATGAAACGCGGAATTCGCATCGCCGCCGCGCTGGCCGCCATGGCGCTCCTGGCGGCGCATTATTTCCAGCCGGGCGGGGAAGTCCTTTTTGATATAAAAGACGGCGCCTCCGGCGCGCAGGTGGCGCGCGACCTCCGCGACCATAAAATAATCCGCAGCGCGACGTGGTTCAGGGTTTTGCTGCGCGTTACGCGCACAAAGCGCAAGCTGCGCTCCGGCAGGTACAGGCTGAAGACGAACATGTCCTCCGAAGAGGCGTTGTGGGACCTGCTGCACACGGACGGCAGGTTTTACGTGCGAGTTTCCATCCCCGAGGGCTGGCGCGCCGAGCAGATAGCCGAAAAGCTCCAGGCCATGCGCGTTACGGACGCCGCGGAATTCATGAAAATCGTCCGCGCGGAGCGGCTGGAGGGGATGCTGTTTCCTTCCACCTATTTTTTTGAAGAGGGTATTCCGGCCAGCCAGCCGGTTGCAGCGATGAACAGCGAATTCAACCGCGCCATACGCCCCATACTCGCGGCGGACAAATCCGGCAATTTAAGCGCGCCGCACGCGCTGGCCATGGCCTCCATAGTGGAGCGCGAGGCCGTGGTGGCGGCGGAACGCCCGCTTATAGCGGCGGTATATCTCAACCGTGTCCGGCAGAACATGCTGCTGGAGGCGGACCCCACCGTGCAATACGCGCTTGGATATATTCCGAAAGAGAAATCCTGGTGGAAAAAGCGGATTCTGCTGGCGGATTTGCGCGTTGATTCTCCTTACAATACCTATATGTACGCCGGTATACCGCCGGGGCCGATATGCAATCCCGGATTGGAATCCGTCAGAGCCGTGCTGAACCCCGCCGCGGTGGACGCGCTCTATTTCGTGGCTGACAGGCGCGGCAACCACATATTCAACCGCACGTATGCCGAGCATCTCAAAGCCAAAAAAATGATAGAGCAGGCTTTCCGGCGCAAGCAATGA
- a CDS encoding homocysteine S-methyltransferase family protein, with protein sequence MANLREAMRGRILIADGAMGTELDRLGLSAPDFGGEQFLGCNDHLPVSKPEAVRAVHEAYLRAGADIIETCSFCASPVMLREFGLETRAREINAAAAQVARSAAGEFSSPEKPRFAAGSMGPTSKSLFLSEGISFDELRAGYLEQALGLAEGGVDAFIIETATDILNIKAAADAAFEAARVSGRDIPVIISASLGAGGKMLSGQDAAALYTALAHYPLLALGFNCAAGPDEMAGSLGRLAALSKFPLTCMPNAGMPDENGRFRLSPEIFSEKMAAFARGGLLNIAGGCCGTTPEHIKELSAALRGIKPRVIPSGPGFALSGIEAVFADKVPPPMLVGERANSIGSRDFRNLIAASDWNGAAAVVKRQSSAGAHIIDVCLSNPERDEAADIAAFAPLAARSTRLPLMIDTTSISVAEAALKLWPGKSVWNSVNLESGPDKMQEAARLNRRHGCALVIGCIDESGKDSMAVTRQRKLEIAERAAAILRENGVPDEDMIFDGLVFPAASGDDKYRGAALETVKALELFREKFPRSRTLLGVSNVSFGLPAAAREALNSIFLHHSAKAGLGMAIVNVEKLRPYESLSAQERELGEKLLFAPEADTAAQFAGLYRDKAKVQQTPAASGPGEKLFNAVKSGDAASAAQSAGELAKTMPADQIINGPLARAMAEVGVSFSKGDMIVTEVLQSAEAMRAASAALKPHLQSGGQVPRGKLLLATVRGDVHDIGKNLVRMIFESNGFSVEDMGVKVPSRDIVGAALRLKPDIIGLSGLLTKSAEAMTEVCAELSAAGLEIPVLAGGAALSRKFVELKLAPVCKGGAHYAADAMIGLAVALDIVRHD encoded by the coding sequence ATGGCGAATTTACGGGAAGCGATGCGCGGGCGCATTCTTATTGCCGACGGCGCGATGGGAACCGAGTTGGACAGGCTGGGCCTGTCCGCGCCGGATTTCGGCGGGGAGCAGTTCCTCGGCTGCAATGACCATTTGCCGGTTTCAAAACCGGAAGCGGTCCGCGCCGTGCATGAGGCGTATCTGCGCGCCGGGGCCGACATTATAGAGACCTGCTCTTTCTGCGCCTCGCCCGTGATGTTGCGGGAGTTCGGGCTGGAAACCCGCGCGCGCGAAATAAACGCAGCCGCCGCACAGGTCGCCCGCTCCGCCGCCGGAGAGTTCTCCTCGCCTGAAAAGCCGCGTTTTGCGGCGGGCTCCATGGGGCCGACCTCAAAATCGCTTTTTCTTTCGGAAGGGATTTCCTTTGACGAGCTGCGCGCCGGTTATCTGGAGCAGGCGCTGGGGCTTGCCGAAGGCGGCGTTGACGCTTTCATCATAGAAACCGCCACTGACATCCTTAATATAAAGGCCGCGGCGGACGCGGCTTTTGAGGCCGCGCGCGTCTCCGGGCGGGACATTCCGGTTATAATCTCGGCCAGTCTGGGCGCCGGAGGGAAAATGCTCAGCGGCCAGGACGCTGCGGCGTTGTATACCGCGCTGGCGCATTACCCGCTGCTGGCGCTGGGCTTTAACTGCGCCGCCGGGCCGGATGAAATGGCCGGCAGCCTGGGACGGCTGGCCGCTTTGTCCAAATTCCCGCTCACCTGCATGCCCAATGCCGGAATGCCGGACGAGAACGGCAGGTTCCGCCTCTCTCCTGAAATTTTCTCGGAAAAGATGGCCGCTTTCGCGCGCGGCGGGCTGCTCAACATCGCCGGCGGCTGCTGCGGCACCACGCCGGAGCATATAAAGGAATTATCCGCCGCGCTGCGCGGAATAAAGCCGCGCGTAATTCCGTCCGGGCCGGGGTTTGCGCTGTCGGGCATAGAGGCTGTTTTCGCGGACAAGGTTCCGCCGCCAATGCTTGTGGGCGAAAGGGCCAACTCCATAGGCAGCAGGGATTTCAGGAATTTGATTGCCGCCTCGGACTGGAACGGCGCGGCGGCGGTGGTGAAAAGGCAAAGCTCCGCCGGGGCGCATATCATAGACGTCTGTCTCTCCAACCCGGAGCGTGACGAGGCCGCAGACATCGCGGCATTCGCGCCGCTGGCGGCGCGCTCCACCCGGCTGCCGCTGATGATAGACACCACCAGTATCTCCGTGGCTGAGGCCGCGCTGAAACTCTGGCCAGGAAAGTCTGTCTGGAATTCGGTAAATCTGGAATCCGGGCCGGATAAGATGCAGGAGGCCGCGCGGCTCAACCGCCGGCATGGCTGCGCGCTGGTCATCGGCTGCATAGACGAAAGCGGGAAGGATTCAATGGCCGTAACCCGGCAGCGCAAGCTGGAAATCGCGGAGCGCGCCGCCGCCATTCTGCGCGAAAACGGCGTGCCGGACGAGGATATGATTTTCGACGGGCTGGTTTTCCCCGCCGCCTCCGGCGACGATAAATACAGGGGCGCCGCGCTGGAAACCGTCAAAGCGCTGGAACTCTTCCGCGAGAAATTCCCGCGCTCGCGCACTTTGCTGGGGGTGAGTAATGTCTCCTTCGGGTTGCCGGCTGCGGCAAGGGAGGCTCTCAATTCCATATTCCTGCATCACTCAGCGAAAGCCGGGCTGGGAATGGCAATTGTGAATGTGGAAAAACTGCGGCCATATGAATCCCTGTCCGCGCAGGAACGCGAATTGGGGGAGAAGCTGCTGTTCGCGCCGGAGGCGGACACGGCGGCGCAATTTGCCGGACTCTACAGGGACAAGGCGAAGGTTCAGCAGACTCCCGCCGCCTCCGGCCCGGGGGAAAAACTTTTTAATGCGGTGAAAAGCGGCGACGCCGCCTCCGCCGCGCAGTCCGCCGGCGAACTGGCAAAGACCATGCCCGCCGACCAGATAATAAACGGCCCGCTGGCCCGCGCAATGGCGGAGGTGGGCGTTTCGTTTTCCAAAGGCGATATGATTGTTACCGAGGTGCTGCAAAGCGCCGAGGCCATGCGCGCCGCCTCCGCCGCGCTAAAGCCGCACCTGCAATCCGGGGGGCAGGTTCCGCGCGGAAAACTGTTGCTGGCCACCGTGCGCGGCGACGTGCATGATATAGGCAAAAACCTCGTGCGCATGATTTTTGAAAGCAACGGTTTTTCCGTTGAGGATATGGGTGTGAAAGTCCCCTCGCGCGACATTGTGGGGGCGGCGCTCCGCCTCAAGCCGGACATAATCGGGCTTTCCGGGCTGCTTACAAAATCCGCCGAGGCGATGACGGAAGTCTGCGCGGAGCTGTCCGCCGCCGGGCTGGAAATTCCGGTGCTGGCGGGGGGGGCGGCGCTGTCGCGCAAATTCGTGGAATTGAAACTGGCCCCCGTATGCAAGGGCGGCGCGCATTACGCCGCAGACGCGATGATCGGGCTGGCCGTCGCGCTGGATATTGTGCGCCATGACTGA